AGCAACTCCGAGACGTTGCTAGGTACGCTGAAGCGCTCGCCGAGCACAAGGAACGAGAGGCCCGTCTCGAGGAGTCGGCAGATCAAGAAGAGGTCGAAGAACGACCAGACGATCTTCCGGACGACGTCCCGGCCAAAGCAACGATCACGATCAAGGAAATCAACGACAATCGCTACTACTACTGGCAGTGGCGGGAGGGAGAGAAGATTCGTTCTCAGTACAAGGGTCCGGTCAACCCGGACGAGTAAAACTCGATGATGGAGGACACCCACCCCACGTTTCCGTCGTAACTGGATGTTGGTGGAGGGGGTGACGCTGATTTCGAAGAGACCACACCCCCCGCGTTTCCGTCGTTTCTCCACGACGGCGTAGGGAGAGGCTACGAAAGTGCTATACAGCCACTAATTCTGTTGACCTAGAACCAATCTAGAGATGAACTAACTTCTGCAACACATAGATTAAAGTGGTATAGCTGAGAAACGCTCATTAAGTGTACTTCGACCAAAGAGGGGGCGAAGTACTTCGCCCCCTCAGCTGAAACAATCCTTTCCAGCTGATTCTGTAGACGGCCAGTATTGGACGGCTAGGCCGCTCTCGTCTTTGGTATCTCGTCGTGGACGTCTTCTTCGAGTCCCCTCCCCACCTATTCGGTGATTACGACGGAAACGTGGGGTGTGTGGGTTCGGGATTCGACATCGAGGCGATGCTTCCGTCTACGGGTTTCCTCTCTCACGTCGGAAACGCGGCTATATTGTCAGCAATCCAATTCCACCGAATGACGGCATTTTCCGGCTGATATCGGACAAGGAACGTCGGAAACGTGGGGTGGCGTTCTCCACTAGATTTATACTCCCCCCGCTCACACCGTGTGATATTCAATGACGCCCGACTCTTCACCCAGTTCTGTCGACGATCCACTCTTTGAATCCGGGCATCGCATCTTCGCGAACAAGGATCTCCTGAAAATCGGCCACGTCCCGGAGGCTGACCGGATCGTCGGTCGCGACGAGGAAATCTCGAAGCTCGCGAAACGTCTCAACGGTGCTGTCCACGGGTACTCCCCGGAAAACGTGATGATCTACGGGAAAACGGGGACCGGCAAATCTCTCGTTTCAAAACACGTCTGTCAGCGAGCTCAAAATGCCGCTCAGGATGGCGTCGAGATTGGAACAGCGTATATCGACTGTGCTGAAGACAATACCGAAACCCAAGCAATCTCCTCACTGGCCGCGAAGCTGAACGATGAATCTTCGACTGGAATCTCCGTCCCACATACCGGCCTCAGTACGTCGAAATACTACAAACTCCTCTGGAAGACGCTCGACGCTCAATTCGATTCTGTGATCATCATCCTCGACGAGATCGATCTGATGAACGACGACAGCGTGTTGATGAAGCTCTCGCGCGCTGAGGAGGCGGGGAAAATCGACTGTAGCGTCGGTGTCATCGCCATCAGCAACAAGATCCAGTACGTCGACAACGTGAACGAGCGCGTGAAAAGCAGCTTCCAGCACAAGGAGCTGTTCTTCAAGCCATACGACGCCAACCAGCTCCGGGAGATCATGTTCAATCGTGAGGACGCCTTCCAGGACGGCGTCCTTTCCGAGGACGTGATTCCGCTCTCGGCGGCCTTCGCAGCGCAGGAACACGGCGACGCTCGGAAGGCGATCGACATTCTTCGTCACGCCGGGGAGGTCGCCTACGAGGCCGGAGCAGAGCAGGTGACGGAAGAACACGTTCGCCAGGCACAGCAGCACGCCGAAAAGGACCGGTTCAGAGAACTCGTGAACGGCGCACCCACGCAGGCGAAGGCGGCGTTGCTGGCGCTCACGGAACTGAGTGTCAACAGCAATGACGATGCGTTCCTCACCAGCCGGGTGTAC
The genomic region above belongs to Haloplanus sp. HW8-1 and contains:
- the orc4 gene encoding DNA replication protein Orc4; this encodes MTPDSSPSSVDDPLFESGHRIFANKDLLKIGHVPEADRIVGRDEEISKLAKRLNGAVHGYSPENVMIYGKTGTGKSLVSKHVCQRAQNAAQDGVEIGTAYIDCAEDNTETQAISSLAAKLNDESSTGISVPHTGLSTSKYYKLLWKTLDAQFDSVIIILDEIDLMNDDSVLMKLSRAEEAGKIDCSVGVIAISNKIQYVDNVNERVKSSFQHKELFFKPYDANQLREIMFNREDAFQDGVLSEDVIPLSAAFAAQEHGDARKAIDILRHAGEVAYEAGAEQVTEEHVRQAQQHAEKDRFRELVNGAPTQAKAALLALTELSVNSNDDAFLTSRVYDQYERICNHLDMDILSVRRFRDILKEQAFLGVVEIEKINKGSAGGIHLQNRLIEDPQVVRETILEDSRMQDWTRE